Proteins encoded within one genomic window of Sebastes fasciatus isolate fSebFas1 chromosome 18, fSebFas1.pri, whole genome shotgun sequence:
- the insm1a gene encoding insulinoma-associated protein 1a: MPRGFLVKRNKKSNPVSYRVRSEEEEPERSAADAPPPPVPLLPLRCAPLASVPVRAQTPTPTCGAAATAPERVCRPVQFGNPEVVYQTLYSPTRPVSQDHDRSYLERRVNLGSPVSAASYPTSAALPALDHLYNPVDLKTGSSTSSRSEARATHTASLKRLSSDTSSASLPTAATKRPHSDTERKSKPASKKTKAIRKLHFEDDVTTSPVLGLKIKEPPVDPRPQQPGGDNNVPMGEFVCQLCREAYADPFSLAQHKCSRIVRVEYRCPECDKVFSCPANLASHRRWHKPKPQSAAAAGAQHLEAASGKTAPDEAKDSSDRDTPSPGPSESGSEEGLYDCNHCGKKFKRQAYLRKHLASQHGSPKPAVAVVVAVAEDLDAPAAAACEQNAAPLNLSASSCHLCPVCGENFTNRGSQERHIRLLHSSQVYPCKYCPAVFYSSPGLTRHINKCHPSENRQVILLQMPLRPAC, encoded by the coding sequence ATGCCGAGAGGATTCCTGGTGAAGCGGAACAAGAAGAGCAACCCGGTGTCCTACCGGGTCCgctcggaggaggaggaaccGGAGCGATCCGCCGCTGACGCGCCGCCGCCTCCGGTACCGCTGCTGCCGCTCCGCTGCGCGCCGCTCGCCTCCGTCCCGGTGCGCGCACAGACGCCGACGCCCACCTGCGGAGCTGCGGCCACGGCTCCGGAGCGGGTCTGCAGACCGGTGCAGTTCGGGAACCCGGAGGTGGTTTACCAGACTCTCTACAGCCCGACCCGCCCGGTCAGCCAGGACCATGACCGCTCCTACCTGGAGAGACGCGTCAACCTCGGATCACCTGTCTCTGCCGCGTCTTACCCGACTTCAGCAGCCCTCCCAGCTCTGGACCACCTCTACAACCCGGTGGACCTGAAAACCGGCTCCAGCACCAGCAGCCGCAGCGAAGCCCGGGCCACACACACCGCGTCGCTCAAGCGGCTGTCCAGCGACACATCCAGCGCGTCGCTCCCCACCGCGGCGACCAAGCGGCCGCACAGCGACACCGAGCGCAAAAGCAAACCAGCCTCCAAGAAAACCAAAGCGATCCGGAAACTGCACTTTGAGGATGATGTCACCACGTCTCCGGTTCTGGGGCTCAAGATTAAAGAGCCTCCGGTGGACCCGAGACCTCAGCAGCCCGGCGGAGACAACAACGTCCCGATGGGGGAGTTCGTGTGCCAGCTGTGCCGCGAGGCGTACGCGGACCCGTTCTCTCTGGCGCAGCACAAGTGCTCCCGGATCGTCCGGGTCGAGTACCGGTGTCCTGAGTGTGACAAGGTGTTCAGCTGCCCGGCGAACCTCGCCTCGCACCGGCGTTGGCACAAACCGAAGCCGCAGAGCGCAGCCGCCGCCGGTGCGCAACATTTGGAGGCGGCGTCCGGTAAGACGGCACCGGACGAAGCGAAGGATTCTAGTGACAGGGACACGCCCAGTCCCGGACCGTCCGAGTCCGGCTCAGAGGAAGGGCTGTATGATTGTAATCACTGTGGGAAAAAGTTTAAGCGCCAAGCGTACCTGAGGAAGCACCTGGCATCTCAGCACGGCTCCCCGAAACCGGCGGTGGCGGTGGTAGTGGCAGTGGCGGAGGACTTGGACGCGCCGGCTGCGGCGGCCTGCGAGCAGAACGCGGCGCCGCTCAACCTGAGCGCCTCCAGCTGCCACCTGTGTCCCGTCTGCGGGGAGAACTTCACCAACAGAGGCAGCCAGGAGCGCCACATCCGCCTGCTGCACTCCTCGCAGGTTTACCCGTGTAAGTACTGCCCCGCCGTGTTCTACAGCTCGCCGGGACTCACCAGACACATCAACAAGTGCCACCCATCTGAGAACCGGCAGGTTATCCTGCTGCAGATGCCGCTGCGCCCCGCCTGCTGA